The following are from one region of the Rosistilla carotiformis genome:
- a CDS encoding NAD(P)H-hydrate dehydratase: protein MTTRSPALPQLAPRDADSHKGDYGRVLLIGGSPGMAGSISLSASASIRSGAGLVTVAVPRRCLETVAGYDRCYMTVALPDDLKGFYELAASRVAQLSESATVLGCGPGMRTGVGAEGIVKTLCSQESDKPLVFDADALNCLSQCDDWKSMLAPRMILTPHPGEWERLSGVAASDRKAQEAAAVETGKATGATIVLKGSKTFVTDGKKSVHNSTGNPGMASGGSGDVLTGVLCGLLAQGLAVFEAAHLGVFVHGRAGDLAAESVGQISLSASDLLQHLPAAFMSLSDQ from the coding sequence ATGACAACCCGATCCCCTGCCCTGCCCCAACTGGCACCTCGCGACGCCGACAGCCATAAAGGCGACTACGGCAGGGTCTTGTTGATCGGCGGTTCTCCCGGAATGGCCGGTTCGATTTCGCTGTCGGCGAGCGCGTCGATTCGATCGGGAGCCGGGCTGGTGACGGTGGCGGTTCCGCGCCGCTGCCTGGAAACCGTCGCCGGATATGACCGCTGTTATATGACGGTCGCGCTGCCCGATGACCTCAAGGGTTTTTATGAGCTAGCCGCGTCGCGAGTCGCCCAGCTTTCCGAATCGGCGACCGTTTTGGGCTGCGGTCCCGGGATGCGGACGGGCGTTGGGGCCGAGGGGATCGTGAAGACGCTGTGTTCGCAGGAGAGCGACAAGCCGCTGGTCTTCGATGCCGATGCCCTGAATTGTTTGTCGCAGTGCGACGACTGGAAATCGATGCTTGCCCCGCGGATGATCCTGACGCCTCATCCGGGCGAATGGGAGCGGTTGAGTGGCGTGGCGGCCAGCGATCGGAAGGCTCAGGAGGCCGCAGCGGTCGAGACGGGCAAGGCGACCGGTGCGACGATCGTCTTGAAGGGATCGAAGACGTTTGTCACCGATGGCAAGAAATCGGTTCACAATTCGACGGGCAATCCGGGGATGGCCAGCGGCGGTAGCGGCGACGTGCTGACGGGCGTCTTGTGCGGCCTGTTGGCTCAAGGCCTGGCGGTTTTCGAAGCCGCTCATTTGGGAGTCTTCGTCCACGGCCGGGCGGGCGATTTGGCGGCTGAATCGGTGGGGCAGATCAGTCTGTCGGCCAGCGATCTGTTGCAGCATCTGCCAGCGGCGTTCATGTCGCTGTCGGATCAATAA
- the ribF gene encoding riboflavin biosynthesis protein RibF yields MTLIRDLDQASQVARGGAISIGNFDGVHRGHAVLLKQLRQLADEVGGPAVVLTFDPHPASLLRPDQAPVPLTWIERRAELLYRLGVDRVIACRPTAELLGLSATDFFQQVIRERLDCQAMAEGPNFYFGKDRQGDVEMLGHLCQRAAIPLRIVEPLDNQGQMVSSTMVRAAIADGQIEAANAMLTAPYRISGLVAVGSQRGAGLGFPTANLSDLKVLAPAAGVYAGQTWVGGTAYRAAIHIGPNLTFDEGQCKVEVHLLDFTGDLYGERLEVQFNRRVRGIVKFASVDDLRNQLGRDIATVRNEPLS; encoded by the coding sequence GTGACATTGATTCGTGATCTCGATCAGGCATCGCAAGTTGCTCGAGGAGGTGCCATCAGCATCGGCAATTTCGATGGCGTTCACCGTGGACATGCGGTTCTGCTGAAACAATTGCGTCAGTTGGCCGATGAAGTGGGCGGGCCGGCGGTGGTGCTGACCTTCGATCCGCATCCCGCTTCGCTGCTGCGACCCGACCAGGCGCCGGTCCCGCTGACCTGGATCGAGCGGCGTGCGGAGCTGTTGTATCGGCTGGGAGTCGATCGCGTGATCGCATGCCGTCCGACCGCCGAACTGCTGGGGCTTTCGGCTACCGACTTTTTTCAGCAGGTGATCCGCGAGCGGTTGGATTGCCAGGCGATGGCCGAAGGGCCGAACTTCTATTTCGGCAAAGATCGCCAAGGGGACGTCGAGATGCTGGGCCATTTGTGCCAGCGTGCTGCGATCCCGCTGCGGATCGTCGAACCCTTGGATAATCAAGGGCAGATGGTTTCCAGCACGATGGTTCGGGCAGCGATCGCCGATGGACAGATCGAAGCGGCCAACGCGATGCTGACCGCACCTTATCGAATCTCGGGTCTGGTCGCTGTGGGTTCACAGCGTGGGGCGGGACTCGGTTTTCCAACGGCGAATCTCTCCGATTTGAAGGTCCTTGCGCCAGCCGCGGGGGTCTATGCGGGGCAGACTTGGGTGGGCGGAACCGCCTATCGCGCGGCGATTCACATCGGGCCAAACTTGACATTTGACGAGGGCCAATGCAAAGTCGAGGTCCATCTGTTAGATTTCACGGGTGATTTGTACGGCGAAAGACTGGAAGTCCAATTCAACCGGCGAGTCCGTGGCATCGTCAAGTTCGCCTCTGTCGATGACCTTCGCAATCAACTCGGGCGCGATATCGCGACGGTTCGGAACGAACCGCTCTCGTGA
- a CDS encoding DHH family phosphoesterase — protein MPVNWKKFKDTIAHYENFVLTSHIRPDCDALGSELGMAEVLRAVGKKVRIINAHDTPPGLQFLDPAGNIEVLRRHVEAEDIQTDCIMVLDTSAWAQLGAMAQVVEETRADKLIVDHHLGEDDMGALLFKDTSAEATGHLVVQAADALGVPLTKKMAMPLYAAIATDTGWFRFSSTSADTYRCIARLVDAGASPTEIYGDLYERDTLGRVKLRGRILSRTTAELGGRLVYTWVLAEDFEKTGALPSDTEDAINLTLAIAGTDAAVIMIEQLKGGFKLSFRSRCEMNCNDVARVFGGGGHKAAAGAFIEGNIESVKEKVLPVVMEMMK, from the coding sequence ATGCCCGTCAACTGGAAAAAGTTCAAAGACACCATCGCCCACTACGAGAACTTTGTTTTAACCAGCCACATCCGCCCCGATTGCGATGCGCTGGGGAGCGAGTTGGGAATGGCGGAGGTGCTGCGAGCGGTCGGCAAGAAGGTGCGGATCATCAACGCCCACGATACGCCTCCCGGTCTGCAGTTCTTGGATCCGGCGGGGAACATCGAAGTCCTGCGTCGACATGTCGAAGCCGAAGACATTCAGACCGACTGCATCATGGTCTTGGACACCAGCGCCTGGGCTCAATTGGGTGCGATGGCTCAAGTTGTCGAAGAGACCCGCGCCGACAAATTGATCGTCGATCATCACTTGGGTGAAGACGATATGGGAGCGTTGTTGTTCAAGGACACCAGCGCCGAAGCGACCGGTCATTTGGTCGTTCAAGCTGCCGACGCCTTGGGCGTGCCGTTGACCAAGAAGATGGCGATGCCGTTGTACGCAGCGATCGCAACCGATACCGGATGGTTCCGCTTCAGTTCGACCAGCGCCGACACCTACCGCTGCATCGCCCGCTTGGTCGACGCGGGCGCATCGCCGACGGAGATCTACGGCGATCTGTACGAACGCGACACGTTGGGCCGAGTGAAATTGCGCGGCCGAATTTTGTCGCGGACCACAGCGGAACTCGGCGGCCGATTGGTCTACACCTGGGTCTTGGCCGAAGACTTTGAAAAGACCGGCGCGTTGCCCAGCGACACCGAAGATGCGATCAATCTAACGCTTGCGATCGCCGGCACCGACGCCGCCGTGATCATGATCGAACAGCTGAAGGGAGGCTTCAAGTTGAGCTTCCGCAGTCGCTGTGAAATGAACTGCAACGACGTCGCCCGCGTCTTCGGCGGCGGCGGCCACAAAGCCGCAGCCGGCGCATTCATCGAAGGCAACATCGAATCGGTCAAAGAAAAAGTCCTGCCCGTCGTGATGGAAATGATGAAGTAA
- a CDS encoding GxxExxY protein codes for MPIYVDAEIQVFPEPEFHSLAERVVGIAFDVHQSFGRLLDEEIYKNVISGRCHAAEIVPARREVEIVVQHDDFRKSYFMDSLLANGLMVEAKVVEELADVHRAQAIHYLLLTGMHHGLLLNFRPGKVEKWFVSTSLDLNERRRFEVDDSDWQPRTVASRKLQRLVEDLLLDWGAFLQTSLYRQAITHFFGGPEIALRRVPVYDAGRQVGTHEVCMLAEGTAVAVTGLSSGQPAMADHLRRFLCHTDLTTMDWVNLDKHQITFRTITR; via the coding sequence ATGCCGATCTATGTGGATGCGGAGATCCAGGTATTCCCGGAGCCTGAGTTTCATTCGCTGGCCGAACGGGTTGTTGGTATCGCGTTTGACGTCCATCAATCTTTTGGACGTTTGCTGGACGAAGAGATCTACAAGAATGTGATCTCTGGCCGTTGTCACGCTGCGGAAATTGTTCCGGCACGGCGTGAAGTGGAAATCGTCGTCCAGCACGACGATTTTCGAAAATCGTATTTCATGGACAGCTTGCTCGCCAACGGCCTGATGGTCGAGGCGAAGGTGGTCGAGGAGCTTGCGGATGTTCATCGGGCCCAGGCGATCCACTATCTATTGCTGACCGGCATGCATCATGGACTGCTGCTTAATTTTCGGCCGGGGAAAGTGGAGAAGTGGTTCGTTTCGACGTCGCTTGATTTGAACGAGCGGCGGCGGTTTGAGGTCGACGATTCCGACTGGCAGCCACGCACCGTTGCAAGTCGAAAGCTTCAGCGACTTGTCGAAGATCTGCTGCTCGACTGGGGAGCCTTTCTGCAGACTTCACTCTATCGACAAGCGATCACTCACTTTTTTGGTGGCCCAGAGATCGCGTTGCGTCGCGTTCCTGTTTACGACGCCGGGCGGCAGGTGGGCACTCATGAAGTTTGCATGCTGGCGGAAGGTACTGCAGTTGCAGTTACCGGTTTGAGTTCCGGTCAACCTGCAATGGCCGATCATCTTCGTCGGTTTCTCTGTCACACCGATCTGACAACCATGGATTGGGTTAACCTCGACAAACACCAGATCACCTTCCGGACAATAACACGTTAA
- a CDS encoding ABC transporter permease yields MSTATQSSSPLTQRLKTWWMIVRISLEERLVYRGDFALGTLMRFLPIITQIFLWSAVFASMERPGEETTFGGFRFHDMVAYYLITMVARAFSSMPGLSSGIARQIRDGEIKKFMIQPIDLLGFLLLGRVAHKVAYYSVATLPFAFVFFLCRSYFVDGWPDPTIIAAFAATLVMGFLIGFFLEAAIGLIGFWFLEVSSLLFIYMLFSFFLSGHMFPITLLPDEIEWFVQLLPLKYLAYFPAAVFLGKIPPDELGQELLIEAGWVVVLIIVCRVMYARGVRRYSGFGG; encoded by the coding sequence ATGTCCACCGCAACACAATCCTCCTCACCGCTCACCCAACGCCTGAAGACCTGGTGGATGATCGTGCGGATCTCGCTGGAGGAACGACTGGTCTACCGAGGCGATTTTGCACTCGGTACGCTGATGCGATTCCTGCCGATCATCACGCAGATCTTCTTGTGGTCGGCGGTCTTTGCATCGATGGAACGACCGGGAGAAGAGACGACGTTTGGCGGTTTCCGCTTCCACGACATGGTCGCTTATTATCTGATCACCATGGTCGCTCGGGCGTTCAGCAGCATGCCGGGCTTATCGAGCGGGATCGCGAGGCAGATCCGCGACGGCGAGATCAAGAAGTTCATGATCCAGCCGATCGATCTGCTGGGCTTCTTGCTGCTGGGGCGCGTCGCGCACAAAGTCGCGTACTATTCAGTCGCCACGCTGCCGTTTGCGTTTGTCTTCTTTTTGTGCCGTAGCTATTTTGTCGACGGCTGGCCCGATCCGACGATCATCGCCGCCTTTGCCGCCACGCTCGTGATGGGCTTCTTGATCGGGTTCTTCTTAGAAGCGGCGATCGGATTGATCGGGTTCTGGTTCCTCGAAGTCAGCTCGCTGCTGTTCATCTACATGCTGTTCAGCTTCTTCTTGTCGGGACACATGTTCCCGATCACGCTGCTGCCCGACGAAATCGAATGGTTCGTCCAACTACTGCCGCTGAAATACCTCGCCTACTTCCCCGCCGCGGTCTTCTTAGGCAAGATCCCCCCCGATGAACTCGGGCAGGAATTACTGATCGAAGCCGGCTGGGTCGTCGTCCTAATCATCGTCTGCCGCGTAATGTACGCCCGCGGCGTCCGCCGCTACAGCGGCTTCGGCGGCTAA
- a CDS encoding ABC transporter ATP-binding protein → MPIIEIEQLTKSYRVYKKQEGLMASVRGLFHREYREVEAVRSIDLTVDEGEFVAFLGPNGAGKTTTLKLLSGVINPTSGTARVMGYTPWQRENGYRRRFALVMGQKNQLWWDLPAQESYRLHQQIYRIDQNAFQRTLDELTDLLDVRRLLGQPVRELSLGERMKMELIAALLHNPDVLFLDEPTIGLDVVAQHNIQQFLRHYQQEKRTTVLLTSHYMKDIIALCQRVVIIASGQIKYDGSLTGIVDAFSGSKVVTLQFAEGHQPGDLTNIGEVLSIDLPKAKIKIARTDIPKRLAAALNEHPIDDVVVEDPPLEDAIADMFNRVRDEEKQAMAATAADSN, encoded by the coding sequence ATGCCTATCATCGAGATCGAGCAGCTTACCAAGTCTTACCGTGTTTACAAGAAACAGGAAGGGCTGATGGCCAGCGTGCGCGGCCTGTTTCATCGCGAGTACCGCGAGGTGGAGGCGGTTCGATCGATCGACCTGACCGTTGACGAGGGGGAATTTGTCGCGTTCCTGGGCCCCAACGGTGCCGGCAAAACGACGACGCTGAAGCTGCTCTCGGGCGTGATCAACCCAACCTCGGGGACGGCTCGCGTGATGGGCTACACGCCCTGGCAACGAGAAAATGGCTACCGCCGCCGCTTCGCTCTGGTCATGGGGCAGAAGAACCAATTGTGGTGGGACCTCCCCGCCCAAGAATCCTACCGCCTGCATCAACAGATCTATCGCATCGATCAAAACGCGTTTCAGCGAACGTTGGATGAATTGACCGACCTGTTGGACGTCCGACGCTTGCTGGGGCAACCGGTCCGCGAATTGTCGCTGGGCGAGCGGATGAAGATGGAATTGATCGCGGCGCTGCTGCACAACCCCGACGTGCTGTTCCTGGACGAACCAACGATCGGGCTGGACGTCGTCGCTCAACACAACATCCAACAATTCCTGCGGCACTATCAGCAGGAGAAGCGGACGACGGTGCTGTTGACCAGTCACTACATGAAGGACATCATCGCGTTGTGCCAACGCGTGGTGATCATCGCTTCGGGGCAGATCAAATACGACGGCTCGCTGACCGGGATCGTCGATGCGTTCAGTGGTTCCAAGGTGGTCACGCTGCAGTTTGCCGAAGGGCATCAACCGGGCGACCTAACAAACATCGGCGAAGTCCTGTCGATCGACCTACCCAAAGCGAAGATCAAGATCGCGCGGACCGACATTCCCAAGCGACTGGCGGCGGCGCTCAACGAGCATCCGATCGACGATGTCGTCGTCGAAGACCCGCCGTTGGAGGATGCGATCGCCGACATGTTCAATCGTGTTCGCGACGAAGAAAAGCAAGCGATGGCAGCGACCGCCGCCGATTCGAATTAG
- the ispF gene encoding 2-C-methyl-D-erythritol 2,4-cyclodiphosphate synthase: MNQASPPALRIGLGYDTHRIGPARPFLLGGVEIPWDRGLIGHSDADVLLHAITDALLGAASLGDIGRMYPDTDPENKDRDSGEMLAEAMRRVRAAGWEIVNLDCVVRAQQPKISPHAAAICARIAEILAISVDCVGIKGKTGEYVGPVGRQEAIEARCVALLYRS; encoded by the coding sequence ATGAATCAAGCTTCCCCCCCTGCCCTGCGGATCGGTCTGGGATACGACACCCACCGGATTGGCCCCGCGCGGCCGTTTCTTCTGGGAGGCGTTGAGATTCCCTGGGACCGCGGTCTGATCGGTCACAGCGACGCCGACGTGTTGCTGCATGCGATCACCGACGCGCTGTTGGGAGCTGCGTCGCTGGGCGATATCGGCCGGATGTATCCCGATACCGATCCGGAGAACAAGGATCGCGACAGCGGGGAAATGCTAGCGGAGGCGATGCGTCGGGTTCGCGCCGCCGGTTGGGAGATCGTCAATCTCGACTGTGTCGTCCGAGCTCAGCAGCCCAAGATCTCGCCACACGCCGCGGCGATCTGCGCTCGGATTGCGGAAATCCTTGCAATTTCGGTCGACTGCGTCGGCATTAAGGGGAAGACGGGCGAATACGTCGGCCCGGTTGGACGCCAGGAAGCGATCGAAGCCCGCTGCGTGGCGCTACTGTACCGCAGCTAG
- the cysS gene encoding cysteine--tRNA ligase: protein MAEIRVYNTLSKTKEPFAPVHPPKVGMYLCGPTVYKEAHIGHMVGPVIFDTIKRYLAYSGFDVTWVVNITDVDDKLIAESRRREVPMSQIAVEMTADYMANLKELGVNQIDYLPRATDHMDDIIGFIQSLESKGFAYASDGDVFFDVARDSGYGQLSNRSPDDQQGAGGEAAAKKRSAADFALWKSAREGEPSWDSPWGKGRPGWHIECSAMSHYYLGETFDIHGGGLDLMFPHHENERAQSSCCHGSPMVKYWMHNGLMRAGGDAGKLGGRSEREKEAAGEAAESIEEQAAGKISRSKGAGGLADQIRRHTGERIRFFLLRSHYRSTIIFGEEGLQEAGTALEGFYRFFDRFEKGTGIAFYDLPVARSRTQGDLIAGDDADLKAVLACRDKYREAMDDDFNTGAASSQLFDIVRALNKQATAIKLPEQAAAQQVPEDATVEEFLAWLDSAKIANPDFIKSVLVLRELTGLLGLFGKRPPKAAGDDDDNGLADQLVGVLIELRKEARSNKDFATSDAIRDRLAAIGVALLDGKEGTSWEMQK from the coding sequence ATGGCTGAGATTCGCGTTTACAACACTCTGTCGAAAACCAAAGAACCCTTTGCGCCGGTTCACCCTCCCAAGGTCGGGATGTATTTGTGCGGGCCGACTGTCTACAAGGAAGCTCACATCGGCCATATGGTCGGCCCGGTGATCTTCGATACGATCAAACGCTATCTCGCCTACAGCGGTTTTGACGTCACGTGGGTCGTGAACATCACCGACGTCGACGACAAATTGATCGCCGAATCGCGTCGACGCGAGGTGCCGATGAGCCAGATCGCCGTCGAGATGACCGCCGATTACATGGCGAACTTGAAAGAGCTGGGCGTTAATCAGATCGATTACCTGCCTCGCGCGACCGACCATATGGATGACATCATCGGCTTCATCCAGTCGCTGGAGTCGAAGGGCTTCGCGTATGCCAGCGATGGCGATGTCTTCTTCGACGTGGCTCGCGACAGCGGTTACGGCCAGCTGTCGAATCGATCGCCCGACGATCAACAGGGAGCCGGCGGCGAAGCGGCGGCCAAGAAGCGTTCCGCAGCGGACTTTGCGCTCTGGAAGTCGGCTCGCGAAGGCGAACCCTCTTGGGACAGTCCTTGGGGAAAAGGCCGGCCGGGCTGGCACATCGAATGCTCGGCGATGAGTCACTATTATCTGGGCGAAACATTCGACATCCACGGCGGCGGTCTGGATCTGATGTTCCCGCATCACGAAAACGAACGGGCACAAAGCAGCTGTTGCCACGGTTCGCCGATGGTTAAATATTGGATGCACAACGGGCTGATGCGAGCTGGCGGCGACGCGGGCAAGCTGGGCGGACGCAGCGAACGCGAGAAAGAAGCAGCCGGCGAAGCCGCTGAATCGATCGAAGAGCAAGCTGCCGGGAAGATCTCACGCAGCAAAGGTGCCGGCGGTTTGGCCGATCAGATCCGACGCCACACCGGTGAACGGATCCGGTTCTTCCTGTTGCGATCGCACTACCGGTCGACGATCATCTTCGGCGAAGAGGGATTGCAGGAAGCGGGGACGGCGTTGGAAGGCTTTTATCGCTTCTTTGACCGCTTTGAGAAGGGAACCGGAATCGCGTTCTACGATCTTCCCGTCGCGCGATCGCGAACCCAAGGCGATCTGATCGCGGGGGACGACGCCGATCTGAAAGCTGTCTTGGCCTGCCGCGACAAATACCGCGAAGCGATGGACGACGACTTCAACACCGGAGCGGCGTCGAGCCAGTTGTTCGATATCGTGCGGGCATTGAACAAGCAAGCCACCGCGATCAAGTTGCCCGAGCAAGCGGCGGCGCAGCAGGTTCCCGAGGATGCGACAGTCGAAGAGTTTTTGGCGTGGCTCGATTCGGCCAAGATCGCCAACCCCGACTTCATCAAGAGCGTCTTGGTGCTGCGTGAGTTGACCGGGTTGTTGGGGTTGTTTGGCAAGCGGCCACCGAAGGCGGCTGGCGACGACGACGACAACGGCTTGGCCGACCAATTGGTTGGCGTGTTGATCGAACTCCGCAAGGAAGCCCGCAGCAACAAAGACTTCGCCACCTCCGATGCGATCCGCGACCGATTGGCTGCGATTGGCGTGGCGTTGCTGGATGGCAAGGAAGGGACATCGTGGGAAATGCAAAAGTAA